One window of the Hippocampus zosterae strain Florida chromosome 8, ASM2543408v3, whole genome shotgun sequence genome contains the following:
- the mcoln2 gene encoding mucolipin-2, producing MELLVRYLDRSNSVSSTTTQDLVKEKNLRDDLRFYFMSPCEKYRARRHIPWKLGVQILKIVMITTQLVLFGLNNQLVVSYKEENAMALKNLFLKDYSGVDEDDYSVAVYSQQGVYDSLFYVLEQYNQLGRLAVGPISYAEDEDGGLLPLVICKNLYSRGSVAPSEETYDIDAELETVCLSLDPKTAHQWKTHNASFFDLDFYRLVDMKITFNLKGINLQTVRSRELPDCYSFSVTITFDNQCHSGKVKLFLDIDAQSSTCRGWKISGTAQKNTHYHLVFDGFVIVVCLTSAVLCTRSIVLAVRLLQRFSRFLYENYSRKICEDDQREFLNGWYVLVIVSDLLTIIGSILKMEIQAKSLTSYDVCSIFLGTSTLLVWVSVIRYLGYFQKYNVLILTMKAAFPKVLRFCCCAGMIYLGYTFCGWIVLGPYHEKFEGLSLVAECLFSLLNGDDMFTTFAQLKDKNTLVWLFSRAYLYSFISLFIYMVLSLFIALITDAYETIKNYQRDGFPLTDLQKFLRDQKDFVCSEESRQQDFYTRYSVFCCCERVAESDDIALIS from the exons ATGGAACTCTTGGTTCGTTATCTTGATCGGAGCAATTCAGTGAG TTCGACCACAACTCAAGATTTAGTCAAGGAGAAAAACCTGAGGGATGACCTGAGGTTCTACTTTATGAGCCCATGTGAGAAGTACAGGGCCCGAAGGCACATCCCTTGGAAATTGGGGGTGCAGATCCTCAAGATTGTCATGATCACCACACAA CTCGTCCTTTTTGGCCTCAACAACCAGCTGGTGGTGTCCTACAAGGAGGAGAATGCCATGGCCCTGAAAAACTTGTTCCTGAAGGACTACAGCGGAGTGGATGAGGACGACTACAGCGTTGCAGTCTACTCACAACAAGGTGTCTATGACAGCTTGTTTTATGTGCTGGAGCAG TACAACCAGCTGGGCCGGCTTGCCGTGGGTCCCATCAGTTATGCTGAGGATGAAGATGGTGGCTTGCTGCCTCTGGTCATCTGTAAAAACCTCTACAGTCGAGGCAGTGTGGCGCCTTCGGAGGAGACCTATGACATAGACGCTGAGTTGGAAACAG TTTGCCTGTCACTTGATCCGAAGACCGCACACCAATGGAAAACCCATAATGCATCCTTTTTTGACCTGGACTTTTACAG GTTGGTGGACATGAAAATAACCTTCAATTTAAAGGGGATCAACCTGCAAACGGTGCGGTCGCGGGAGTTGCCTGACTGTTACTCGTTTTCTGTCACG ATAACATTTGATAACCAGTGTCACAGTGGAAAGGTGAAACTATTTCTTGACATCGACGCACAGAGCAGCACATGCCGAGGCTGGAAGATATCTGGAACAG ctcagaaaaacacacactatCATTTGGTGTTCGACGGCTTTGTCATCGTGGTTTGCCTCACCTCGGCCGTGCTGTGCACCCGCTCCATCGTGTTGGCCGTCAGGTTGCTGCAG AGATTCTCCAGGTTCCTTTATGAAAACTACAGCCGAAAGATTTGTGAGGATGACCAGAGAGAGTTCTTAAATGGCTGGTACGTGTTGGTCATTGTCAGCGACCTCTTGACCATAATTGGGTCCATACTGAAGATGGAAATTCAAGCAAAG AGTTTAACCAGCTATGATGTGTGCAGTATATTTCTGGGTACGTCAACGTTGTTGGTGTGGGTCAGCGTGATTCGCTATCTGGGCTACTTCCAGAAATACAAT GTGCTGATTTTGACCATGAAGGCTGCCTTTCCGAAGGTGTTACGTTTCTGCTGCTGTGCTGGCATGATTTACCTTGGCTACACCTTCTGTGGGTGGATTGTGCTAGGGCCGTACCACGAGAAG TTTGAAGGCCTGAGCCTTGTGGCGGAGTGTCTGTTTTCCTTGTTAAACGGCGACGACATGTTCACCACCTTTGCCCAGCTGAAGGACAAAAACACGCTGGTTTGGCTGTTCAGTCGGGCCTACCTCTACTCCTTCATTTCACTATTCATCTACATGGTGCTGTCGCTCTTCATCGCCCTCATCACCGACGCCTATGAGACCATTAAG AATTACCAGAGGGATGGATTCCCACTGACAGACCTGCAAAAGTTCCTAAGAGATCAGAAAGATTTTGTTTGCTCGGAAGAGAGCAGACAGCAAGACTTCTACACCCGCTACTCAGTGTTCTGCTGCTGTGAAAG AGTCGCTGAAAGTGATGACATCGCACTCATCAGCTGA
- the ctbs gene encoding di-N-acetylchitobiase, with translation MSLFFLLFLPSLMVVSWAESCPCERPELCHQIRDERDFEVFVFDVGGKTWKSYNWSVVTTVATFGKYDAELMCHAHSKGARVVLKGDVHLADIVDQNNRTSWITEKVKLAKSQFMDGINIDIEQAVEEGSPEYFSLTDLVKETTEAFHREIPGSQVSFDVAWSPKCIDKRCYDYVTIADSCDLLFVMSYDEQSQILGDCIAMANAPVPQTLNAYDQYLNLKIAPEKLVMGVPWYGYDYPCLNLSQEGICSIAKVPFRGAPCSDAAGKQKAYSWIMKQVNSSLSGRLWDGKQQAPNFNYMDPEGQIHQVWYDDPESICLKTDFVKSKGLRGVGMWNGNILDYSDDPVARQQSAMMWNALFGCELV, from the exons atgtcactCTTCTTTCTCCTGTTTTTACCGTCGTTAATGGTGGTTAGTTGGGCCGAATCCTGTCCGTGTGAGAGACCCGAATTATGCCATCAGATACGAGACGAGAGAGATTTCGAG GTGTTTGTGTTTGATGTGGGCGGGAAGACATGGAAGTCATACAACTGGAGCGTGGTGACGACGGTAGCCACATTTGGGAAATACGACGCAGAGCTCATGTGTCATGCTCATTCTAAAGGAGCACGGGTCGTACTAAAAG GTGACGTTCACCTCGCTGACATCGTGGACCAAAACAACAGGACAAGTTGGATAACGGAGAAGGTCAAGTTGGCCAAGAGTCAGTTCATGGATGGGATCAACATCGACATTGAACAAGCAGTAGAAGAAGGCTCGCCTGAGTACTTTTCCCTCACAGACCTGGTCAAAGAAACCACCGAAGCTTTCCACAGGGAGATCCCCGGTTCGCAG GTGTCCTTCGATGTCGCCTGGTCGCCCAAATGTATCGACAAGCGCTGCTATGACTACGTCACCATCGCCGACTCCtgtgatttgctttttgtgATGTCCTACGACGAACAGAGCCAGATACTGGGCGACTGCATCGCCATGGCCAACGCCCCTGTCCCGCAAACTCTCAATG CCTATGATCAGTATTTGAATTTGAAGATAGCGCCAGAGAAGTTAGTGATGGGTGTGCCGTGGTATGGCTATGACTACCCTTGTCTCAACCTTTCACAG GAAGGCATCTGCTCTATTGCCAAAGTGCCGTTCCGGGGTGCTCCATGTAGTGATGCTGCTGGAAAACAGAAAGCGTACAGCTGGATTATGAAGCAGGTCAACAGCTCGTTGTCAGGCCGCTTGTGGGACGGCAAGCAGCAGGCGCCCAACTTCAATTACATG GACCCAGAAGGTCAGATTCACCAGGTTTGGTATGATGACCCGGAGAGTATTTGCCTCAAGACGGACTTTGTGAAATCGAAAGGTTTGAGAGGAGTGGGCATGTGGAACGGCAACATCTTGGACTACAGCGACGATCCGGTTGCTAGGCAGCAGAGCGCAATGATGTGGAACGCTCTTTTTGGATGTGAGTTAGTCTAA
- the lpar3 gene encoding lysophosphatidic acid receptor 3, with product MARQNLTCHYDEPMSFFYNNSGADDKWDKTQLILVQAVGSLFCCFILLSNAMVIAAVITNKRFHYPFYYLLSNLAASDFLAGIAYVYLMFNTGEVSRRLTVKGYFIRQGLLDISLSASLANLLVIALERYISIMNFKVHSNLTKRRVTLLIVLVWGISILMGAVPSLGWHCICNLNDCSQLAPIFSRGYLVFWSVSNLVVFLVMVAIYMRIYTYVKKKTSLLTPHTSGSINRKKTPIKLIKTVMVVLGAFVICWTPGLVVLLLDGLNCTSCNVMKLKRWLLLLAVLNSVMNPCIYSYKDEEMWTTFKNLMRCIGNGTRRQRSTRANTRPLNSTQDTASSPPLSEEAKNTDQDIFQT from the exons atggcacGGCAAAACCTCACCTGCCATTACGACGAGCCCATGAGCTTTTTCTATAACAACAGCGGTGCTGACGATAAATGGGACAAGACCCAGCTCATTCTCGTCCAAGCGGTGGGCTCACTCTTTTGCTGTTTCATCCTGCTCTCCAACGCCATGGTCATCGCAGCGGTCATAACGAACAAGAGGTTCCACTACCCGTTTTACTATCTCCTCTCCAACCTCGCTGCCTCAGACTTCCTGGCGGGCATCGCGTACGTGTACCTCATGTTCAACACGGGTGAGGTCTCGCGGAGACTGACAGTGAAAGGATACTTTATCCGCCAAGGTCTTCTGGACATCAGCCTGTCTGCCTCGCTGGCCAACCTGCTCGTCATCGCGCTGGAGCGTTACATCTCCATCATGAACTTTAAAGTCCACAGCAACCTTACGAAAAGGAGGGTGACCCTGCTCATCGTGCTGGTGTGGGGTATCTCCATCCTCATGGGCGCCGTGCCCAGTCTGGGCTGGCACTGCATCTGCAACCTGAACGACTGTTCCCAGCTGGCCCCCATTTTCAGCAGGGGCTACCTGGTCTTTTGGTCCGTGTCGAACCTAGTTGTATTTCTGGTGATGGTGGCCATTTATATGAGGATCTACACCTACGTCAAGAAGAAGACGTCGTTGCTCACGCCGCACACCAGTGGCTCCATTAACCGCAAGAAGACGCCCATCAAGCTCATCAAAACAGTCATGGTGGTGCTAG gaGCCTTTGTGATCTGCTGGACTCCTGGCCTGGTGGTTCTGCTGCTGGACGGTCTCAACTGCACCAGCTGCAACGTCATGAAACTCAAGCGTTGGCTTCTTCTCCTGGCCGTGCTAAACTCTGTCATGAACCCGTGCATTTACTCCTATAAGGACGAGGAAATGTGGACCACCTTCAAGAACCTCATGCGATGCATAGGCAACGGGACACGGCGGCAGCGCTCAACGCGAGCCAATACCCGTCCGCTAAATTCCACCCAGGACACGGCCAGCAGCCCGCCTCTGTCCGAAGAGGCAAAAAACACCGACCAGGATATCTTCCAGACCTGA